A window of Pullulanibacillus sp. KACC 23026 genomic DNA:
AAGCGTTTCACTATATTGATTCATAATCGTGATGTTATCCATCGGTAAATTAGGGACACTGTGTGCAACAAGTGTATAAAGGGCTCGAATCTGTGAAGAATCAAGTTTTACCCCTGGTGCGACGTCTACCATAACCGAAGCACTGGCTTTCGGTTGGTCGTCTGTTTTAACAAACACGGAATCCTGAGGCAATGTCAGGATGACTTGGGCATCTTGGATCCCGTCAACATTCTTAATAATATCTGCCACCTGAGTTTGCATCGCCTGTTGTTGAAGGATGTCATATTGACGATCGCTCGCCCCGAATGAAAGATTCGAACCAAATACGTCATAATTGATGCTGTTATCTTTGGGATAGCCCTTTGATGCGAGCGTCACGACTAAATTAGGTGCATCTTTCTTCGGAACCATGATCATCGTTCCAGCATCCGAAAGTTTGTACTTCGAGAATCCTTCTTTGTCCAATTCTGCTTTAATATCGCCAACTTCTTGCTCGGAAAGTTGCCCTGAATACAAAGGAACGTATTGCGGGTGAGACGTAATAATAATAAAAGTAGACAAAGCAGCGACTAGAAATAGAAACGTGCCAATAAAAAGCCCCTTTTGTTTCTTACTCCGGGCACCCCAATATTGACTCATTTGTTCTCTTGTTTTTTTAAGTTGATCCATCCATGATCGATTCATTTAACACCCTGCCTAGCTTTCTATCTTGTTATATTTGCATTTGCATTATATTTTGATAGGCCTCTACCGCTTTATCTCTAACGGTCGTCGTTAATTCCAAGCCGAGTTTTGCCTTTTCGGAGGCGATGCTGACGTCCTCAATATTATCAATATCCCCAGTAGCCACTTGCGCAGATAAATCAGAGGCCTGGTTCACGGATTGCTCAACATTATTTAAATAGCCCTTTAAAACATTGGAAAAGGAATTCTGTGATTTGTCCACCGTCGTATTTTGAAAAGGATTTTGATTAATTTTGATGGCGCTATTTGCAACACTTGATATGTTCATTGTTCAGTTCTCCTATTCACCAATTTGTAAAGCCTTCAAATAAAGGGATTTACCCGTATTAAAGGCTGTTACGTTTGCATCATAAGACCTTGAAGAAGAAAGCAAGTCAACCATTTCCTTAGACAAGTCGACATTCGGCATCTGGACATAACCACTGGCATCCGCATCGGGGTTGCTCGGGTCATAGACTGTATTAAATGGGGTTGGGTCATCCACAATCCCTGTCACTTTTACTCCTTGATCAGATGACTGAACCTGATTTTGCAACTGCCCTTGAAGGACTTGGTTAAACGAGGAAGTCTTGATCGGTTCCATTTCAACCATTTTGCGGCGATAAGGCTCCCATTTACCATTCACATAGGTTCCCCTCGTCGTTTGAGCATTGGCAATATTAGATGACACAACATCCATCCGCAGACGCTGTGCTGTGAGAGCGGAAGCACTTGTATTTAAGGAATCAAACATGACTAGGATCTCCTTCCTGTAATGGCAATTGAAAGTTCTTGAAACTGATTATTAATTTGATTAGTCAAAGAATAATACCAAAGGGAATTCTTACTCATGTTTGTCATTTCTTGATCAATATCCACATTGTTGCCGTTATTTTGAAGCGTCGTATCCGAATTCTCAACGATTTGCGGATTCGGCAAACCCGTCGAATCGCCGATGACAAAATGCTTAGGGTCCGTACGCGTTCCAGACAAGCTGGTTTGACCGGCTAAATGTTGTTTGAGAATATTCTCAAAGGAAACACTTTGCGACTTATAGCCTGGGGTATCGGCGTTTGCAATATTATTCGAAATGACTTGTTGACGTAAGCTTGAGGCATCTAAGGCCTTTTGTAAGACATTAATAGAATTCAAGATCTATAACCTCCTTTAACTTAAAGGATTGCCCCTTTAATAGTTTGATAGTTTTTGGTCACATCTGTTACCCAATAATTGTTCAAGCCAGTTGGATCATTACTCGCACCAACTGGGGCATACTTGGCTCCAATTTGGCCAATACTGGTCAAGCCTTTACCAAGGTAATTACTGCTTAAATTTTGGGCCATATCCATAATGCTATCCGAAACAGACGAGTAGGATTTCAAACCATTACTTCCCATCATGCCTGCCACATTATTTTTTTCCTTCGCGGCATTTGAGGTACCATTTCCTGTTTCATGCTGCGAAATGGCCATAAGTAAAGCCGGATCAACATTATAGGTTTGACCGGCTTGAACAAAGACTGCACCCATTCCTGCCAATTTCCCGTCAAGAAGTTGATTCATCTTCCCTGGATCACTTGGTTGAAAGGCCAATGATTGATTAGAAGTCGACG
This region includes:
- the fliE gene encoding flagellar hook-basal body complex protein FliE: MNISSVANSAIKINQNPFQNTTVDKSQNSFSNVLKGYLNNVEQSVNQASDLSAQVATGDIDNIEDVSIASEKAKLGLELTTTVRDKAVEAYQNIMQMQI
- the flgC gene encoding flagellar basal body rod protein FlgC translates to MFDSLNTSASALTAQRLRMDVVSSNIANAQTTRGTYVNGKWEPYRRKMVEMEPIKTSSFNQVLQGQLQNQVQSSDQGVKVTGIVDDPTPFNTVYDPSNPDADASGYVQMPNVDLSKEMVDLLSSSRSYDANVTAFNTGKSLYLKALQIGE
- the flgB gene encoding flagellar basal body rod protein FlgB, with the translated sequence MNSINVLQKALDASSLRQQVISNNIANADTPGYKSQSVSFENILKQHLAGQTSLSGTRTDPKHFVIGDSTGLPNPQIVENSDTTLQNNGNNVDIDQEMTNMSKNSLWYYSLTNQINNQFQELSIAITGRRS